In one Legionella clemsonensis genomic region, the following are encoded:
- the cyoE gene encoding heme o synthase, which produces MRPKCNAKFNVNWRDYMELCKPRVVALMLLTVIVGMYLASPGWISLCTLITALLGIACCAGSAAAINHLVDKRIDAIMARTSKRPVAQGRVSVKQALYFAFLLGTLGLIILTVFVNSLTAMLTFVTLIGYAGIYTGYLKRATPQNIVIGGLAGAAPPLLGWTAVTNQLDPQALLLVLIIFTWTPPHFWALAIYRFEEYKNAEIPMLPVTHGVAFTKLNVLLYTILLLIVSILPFIVGMSSWLYLAGALLLGLRFLYWAIVLLRTEKAVIAMRTFRFSIVYLMMLFVFLLIDHYI; this is translated from the coding sequence ATGCGTCCTAAATGTAATGCCAAGTTCAATGTAAATTGGCGTGATTATATGGAGCTTTGCAAACCGCGCGTGGTAGCACTCATGTTACTTACCGTGATCGTAGGGATGTATCTGGCGTCTCCCGGATGGATTTCTCTCTGCACACTGATTACCGCGCTTTTGGGTATAGCCTGTTGTGCTGGCAGTGCTGCGGCTATTAATCACCTGGTCGATAAACGTATTGATGCAATCATGGCTCGTACCAGTAAAAGACCGGTTGCTCAAGGGCGTGTCTCAGTGAAGCAAGCCCTTTATTTTGCTTTTTTATTAGGTACACTGGGACTAATAATTCTAACAGTATTTGTCAACAGCCTTACGGCGATGCTGACTTTTGTGACCCTAATTGGCTATGCAGGTATTTACACAGGTTACTTAAAGCGAGCCACGCCACAAAATATTGTAATTGGAGGCTTGGCTGGAGCGGCGCCTCCTTTATTAGGTTGGACGGCAGTAACTAATCAACTGGATCCCCAAGCGCTGTTATTGGTGTTAATTATCTTCACCTGGACACCTCCGCATTTTTGGGCTTTGGCGATTTATCGCTTTGAAGAATATAAAAATGCAGAGATCCCCATGCTGCCAGTCACCCATGGTGTTGCATTTACTAAATTAAATGTTCTTTTGTATACTATTTTGCTGCTAATTGTTAGTATTTTGCCTTTTATAGTAGGCATGAGTAGCTGGTTATATTTGGCGGGTGCGCTGTTATTAGGTCTCCGTTTTTTATACTGGGCTATTGTTTTGTTACGAACTGAAAAGGCAGTGATAGCGATGCGTACTTTTCGCTTTTCTATCGTTTACTTAATGATGTTATTTGTTTTTTTACTCATTGATCATTATATCTAA
- a CDS encoding COX15/CtaA family protein, whose amino-acid sequence MAEQKDVRFIRGAATIAVILALFVVMLGAYTRLTDAGLGCPDWPGCYGHMVLPKNQHALASAQYQYPQIPIEARKAWTEMMHRYAAGTLGLLIFFIAGGSLLRRRQGMKLPWQLPAIMVLLVLFQAALGMWTVTLKLLPVVVMGHLLGGIAIFSCLSCFRLQLSAVKSTTLPRWCFWIGLGVAIVFLQIALGGWVSSNYAGIACVGFPQCNGQWFPPLHLAEGFNLLTPVGENYQGGLLDNEVRMTIQYIHRLGAIITAAYVLVLSLFCLAKTSEKMLHRCALFAILLLIVQFCLGIANVIYLLPLWVAVAHNGVAALLLATMLMMLYLTQGRPANAS is encoded by the coding sequence ATGGCTGAGCAAAAAGACGTTAGATTCATCCGAGGGGCTGCAACGATAGCTGTAATTTTGGCCTTATTTGTAGTAATGCTGGGTGCTTATACCCGCCTGACTGATGCAGGATTGGGATGTCCCGATTGGCCTGGGTGCTATGGTCATATGGTGTTGCCAAAGAATCAACATGCCTTGGCATCGGCACAGTACCAATATCCGCAGATACCCATCGAAGCAAGAAAAGCCTGGACTGAAATGATGCATCGTTATGCAGCAGGTACGTTAGGGCTATTAATATTTTTTATTGCAGGTGGGAGTTTGTTAAGACGCAGGCAAGGCATGAAATTACCCTGGCAATTGCCAGCAATCATGGTCCTTTTAGTTTTATTTCAAGCAGCCTTAGGGATGTGGACTGTCACATTAAAACTCTTACCCGTCGTTGTAATGGGGCATTTACTAGGTGGTATTGCTATTTTTTCCTGTTTAAGCTGTTTTCGCTTGCAGCTAAGTGCAGTGAAATCTACCACGCTTCCTCGATGGTGTTTTTGGATTGGCCTTGGTGTGGCAATTGTGTTTTTGCAAATAGCTTTGGGAGGATGGGTAAGTTCAAACTATGCTGGTATCGCTTGTGTTGGTTTTCCCCAATGCAATGGGCAATGGTTTCCGCCTTTACATCTTGCAGAGGGTTTTAATTTATTGACGCCAGTAGGTGAAAATTATCAGGGTGGTCTTCTTGATAATGAGGTAAGGATGACTATTCAATACATTCATCGCCTGGGCGCAATTATTACTGCAGCCTATGTGCTGGTATTATCGCTGTTCTGTCTGGCAAAAACCTCGGAAAAAATGCTACATCGTTGCGCTTTATTCGCCATATTACTGTTGATTGTGCAATTTTGCCTTGGGATTGCCAACGTTATTTATTTGTTGCCTTTGTGGGTTGCTGTAGCTCATAACGGTGTGGCAGCATTGTTATTGGCAACCATGCTAATGATGCTATACCTTACCCAGGGGAGACCTGCTAATGCGTCCTAA
- a CDS encoding YceI family protein — MIRNFIRLFLSSILLLPVFSFSAFCAEKLILDNQHSYVLWQVKHLGFSTQSGKWYVNGTLILDKEKPENSKVEATIKIADMVTGIAELDKHLKAKLFFDAQRFPTATFVSNKVEVVSDNSAKVSGMLTLHGVSKPVVLDVTLNKVGKNPINERMTVGFSATTTINRSDFGINAFIPKVGDEVKITIEAEAYKADEASKTVTDNQANSNAAKKQ; from the coding sequence ATGATAAGGAATTTCATCCGGCTTTTTTTGTCTAGTATTCTATTATTACCCGTTTTTTCTTTCTCTGCTTTCTGTGCTGAAAAACTGATTCTGGATAATCAGCACAGTTATGTCCTCTGGCAAGTTAAACATTTAGGCTTTTCTACTCAATCCGGCAAATGGTATGTCAACGGCACATTGATTTTAGATAAAGAAAAACCTGAAAACAGTAAAGTGGAGGCAACGATTAAAATTGCTGATATGGTTACCGGCATAGCGGAATTGGACAAGCACTTAAAAGCAAAACTTTTTTTTGATGCACAACGTTTTCCAACGGCTACTTTTGTCAGTAACAAAGTGGAGGTCGTTTCAGACAATTCAGCCAAAGTCTCAGGAATGTTAACCTTACATGGAGTATCCAAGCCAGTCGTTTTAGACGTCACCTTAAATAAAGTGGGTAAAAACCCCATCAATGAGAGAATGACTGTGGGATTTAGTGCCACCACTACCATCAACCGCTCCGATTTCGGTATAAATGCCTTTATTCCTAAAGTAGGTGATGAGGTCAAAATTACAATTGAAGCTGAAGCTTATAAAGCAGATGAAGCTTCCAAGACAGTAACAGACAATCAGGCTAACAGTAATGCTGCTAAAAAACAGTGA
- a CDS encoding cytochrome b has protein sequence MLLKNSEKEYGLVSIFFHWLIAILMISLIILGLYMVRLPISLQKLKLYGWHKEFGFMVLGLAVLRLLWRWINISPSLLLPAWEKFAARTVHWIFYGLMFALPITGWLITSAAGLPASFFGLVTLPDLILPNEELRPAFEELHKWLAYGLIVFIALHTAAALKHHFINKDDILRRMMP, from the coding sequence ATGCTGCTAAAAAACAGTGAAAAGGAATATGGACTTGTCAGTATTTTCTTTCATTGGCTGATAGCTATTTTAATGATTAGCCTTATAATCCTTGGACTTTATATGGTAAGGCTTCCAATTAGTCTGCAAAAGCTCAAGCTTTATGGCTGGCACAAAGAATTTGGCTTTATGGTGTTGGGGCTGGCCGTTCTAAGATTGCTTTGGCGCTGGATTAATATCTCACCCTCACTGTTATTACCTGCTTGGGAGAAATTTGCTGCCCGGACTGTTCATTGGATTTTTTACGGTTTGATGTTCGCCCTGCCGATTACAGGGTGGTTAATTACTTCGGCAGCAGGTCTACCAGCCTCCTTTTTTGGGCTAGTAACTTTACCGGACCTAATTTTGCCCAATGAAGAGTTAAGACCGGCCTTTGAAGAGCTCCATAAATGGTTAGCTTATGGTTTAATTGTTTTTATTGCCCTACATACCGCTGCCGCCTTAAAACATCATTTCATCAATAAAGATGACATTCTGCGGAGAATGATGCCATGA
- the bufA2 gene encoding BufA2 family periplasmic bufferin-type metallophore, with translation MDKKKLTGAALAVGAAAMFSIAPVFASSASDASNAQIQCKGVNSCKGQSACKTATNACKGENSCKGQGITMMTKEECEKSGGTVVDSSNSDDSNHSSSEQ, from the coding sequence ATGGATAAAAAAAAATTAACCGGTGCAGCATTAGCTGTTGGCGCAGCAGCAATGTTCTCAATCGCTCCAGTATTTGCTTCCTCTGCCTCTGATGCTTCAAATGCACAAATTCAGTGTAAAGGGGTTAATTCTTGCAAAGGTCAAAGCGCTTGTAAAACCGCTACAAACGCTTGTAAAGGTGAAAATTCCTGCAAAGGTCAGGGTATTACTATGATGACTAAAGAGGAATGTGAAAAATCGGGTGGTACCGTTGTTGACTCATCAAATAGTGATGACTCCAACCACTCCTCCTCTGAGCAATAA
- a CDS encoding YceI family protein, with protein sequence MITHSLKLLTGLFLVFTATLIHAAVSEWEIIPSESKLSFTATQNNAPASGEFKRFSGTILVDPENYKASSITITVDMTSLSASYIDLKETLVTSDWFNVKHFPTAEFKSNTFNKIDNNTYEANGILTIRNKSAPVKLVFTANETSPGKALVEGESIIKRSTFGVGQGEWASTEEIKDEVKINFKIVAKKKS encoded by the coding sequence ATGATAACTCATTCCTTAAAGCTATTGACCGGTTTATTTTTGGTGTTTACAGCAACATTAATTCATGCTGCTGTCAGTGAATGGGAAATTATTCCCAGTGAAAGTAAACTCAGCTTTACTGCCACACAAAATAACGCGCCAGCCTCAGGTGAATTCAAAAGATTTTCCGGCACTATTTTAGTAGATCCAGAAAATTATAAAGCAAGCAGTATCACCATTACTGTGGACATGACTTCACTATCAGCATCCTATATCGATTTAAAAGAGACCCTTGTTACCTCGGATTGGTTTAATGTTAAACACTTCCCCACGGCTGAATTTAAGTCCAACACATTCAATAAAATAGACAATAACACTTATGAAGCAAACGGTATATTAACCATCCGGAATAAGTCCGCACCAGTAAAATTAGTATTTACTGCCAATGAAACTTCTCCAGGAAAGGCATTGGTCGAAGGAGAATCCATCATAAAGCGTAGTACTTTTGGCGTCGGCCAAGGTGAATGGGCAAGTACCGAAGAAATTAAAGATGAGGTTAAAATAAATTTTAAAATTGTAGCTAAAAAGAAATCTTAA
- the bufB gene encoding MNIO family bufferin maturase, which produces MASSIPQKLPYLGFGLGLRPEHYEEILQTSPAIDWFEIITENYLIPGGKPLYFLDKIRENYPVVMHGVSLSLGTTDALNWDYLKQVKELVTRIEPQWISDHLCWTGINGFNLHDLLPLPYTLDAIEHVVARIHVIQDYFGQQILIENVSSYLSYKESEMSEWAFISEITNRTGCYLLCDVNNIYVSSVNHGFDALDYLNGIPAARVAQIHLAGHSNFGDYIIDTHDAPVIQPVWELYAEAIKRFGLISTMIERDGNIPPLAELLLELSQAKKIASTVNESVL; this is translated from the coding sequence ATGGCTTCTTCTATACCGCAAAAGTTACCCTATCTTGGTTTTGGTCTGGGATTACGGCCCGAACATTATGAAGAAATTTTGCAAACCTCTCCAGCCATTGATTGGTTTGAAATAATTACCGAAAACTATTTAATTCCTGGCGGAAAACCGCTTTATTTTTTGGATAAGATTCGCGAAAACTATCCTGTGGTGATGCATGGTGTCTCCTTATCCCTTGGCACTACTGACGCGCTTAATTGGGACTACCTCAAACAAGTTAAAGAACTAGTCACACGTATCGAACCTCAATGGATTTCAGATCATCTATGCTGGACAGGAATTAATGGTTTTAACCTACACGATTTATTGCCCCTTCCCTATACGCTGGATGCTATTGAACATGTTGTTGCGCGCATTCACGTAATACAGGATTATTTTGGCCAGCAAATTCTCATTGAAAACGTTTCCAGCTATCTTAGCTATAAAGAATCCGAAATGAGCGAGTGGGCCTTTATTTCCGAAATAACCAACCGCACAGGATGCTACCTGCTATGTGATGTCAATAATATTTACGTAAGCTCGGTTAACCATGGGTTTGATGCCTTGGACTATTTAAACGGTATTCCTGCGGCACGGGTGGCACAAATTCACCTAGCTGGACACTCCAATTTCGGTGATTATATTATTGACACACATGATGCTCCTGTTATTCAGCCCGTTTGGGAGTTGTATGCTGAAGCAATTAAACGTTTCGGTTTAATCTCTACGATGATAGAACGGGATGGTAATATTCCCCCACTAGCGGAACTACTGCTGGAATTGAGCCAAGCAAAAAAAATAGCCAGCACCGTTAACGAGTCAGTCCTATGA
- a CDS encoding HvfC/BufC N-terminal domain-containing protein, with product MNTLFHLQEMFQNYLLSGSKAIEQAVVDSEKVSAAKRLNIYRNAYYIRLLECLASNFPMLREYVGLEAFQEIGRAYLEKNPSSYRSIRWFGDSFSTYLKSIEEDCLAELAQFEWSLTLAFDAADARVVTIEEMANVAPEHWATMTFAPHPSLQQKHFYWNIVPIWQAIANDQPLPKPVKKAEAITWVVWRSNYRSRFYSLAEDECWAMRAMIQGANFGEICTGLGEWHDEEQVGMQAASLLKSWIQSELLSEIKLKQELS from the coding sequence ATGAATACTCTATTCCATTTGCAGGAGATGTTTCAAAATTATTTGCTTTCTGGTTCTAAAGCCATAGAGCAAGCTGTCGTTGACTCAGAAAAAGTATCAGCGGCAAAACGGCTTAATATTTATCGCAACGCCTATTACATTCGGCTATTGGAATGTCTTGCAAGTAATTTTCCCATGCTAAGAGAGTATGTGGGTCTTGAGGCTTTTCAGGAAATTGGTCGTGCCTATCTTGAAAAAAATCCTTCCTCCTATCGCTCAATTCGTTGGTTTGGCGATAGCTTTAGTACTTATCTAAAAAGTATAGAGGAAGACTGTCTGGCTGAATTAGCTCAATTTGAATGGAGTCTGACTTTGGCCTTCGATGCAGCTGATGCACGGGTTGTAACCATTGAAGAAATGGCCAATGTGGCACCAGAGCATTGGGCGACAATGACCTTCGCCCCCCATCCTTCCTTGCAACAAAAGCATTTTTATTGGAATATAGTGCCTATATGGCAAGCTATTGCTAATGATCAACCCCTGCCAAAACCCGTAAAAAAGGCAGAAGCCATCACGTGGGTAGTATGGCGCAGCAATTATAGGAGTCGTTTTTATTCTCTGGCTGAGGATGAATGCTGGGCGATGAGAGCAATGATTCAGGGGGCAAATTTTGGGGAAATCTGCACCGGATTAGGTGAATGGCATGATGAGGAACAGGTTGGTATGCAAGCAGCGTCCCTATTGAAGAGTTGGATACAATCGGAATTATTATCGGAAATTAAACTTAAACAGGAGTTGTCATGA
- the hemH gene encoding ferrochelatase: MTKNGLLLINLGTPETPEPLAVKRYLREFLADRRVIDLPAPLRYLILHLVILPFRPRQAAHAYQAIWTTEGSPLLVHSRNLQMKLQQHLSDEWKIALGMRYGQPSLHAALEELQNCERLTILPLYPQFSSAATGSSIEKVLQLLAVKKILPSLTVIRDFYQHPAFIKAQAALIQPHLKTHDFILFSYHGIPERHLKQASCPSICINHCPKITEIHQSCYKAQCYTTSNELANYLGLTAKEYGTAFQSRLGKTPWIKPYTDALLPELAKKGIKRLAIACPSFVTDCLETLEEIGIRAQAQWQHLGGSHFTLIPCVNDSELWVSNLPDLLSG, translated from the coding sequence ATGACAAAAAATGGTCTATTACTAATTAATCTGGGAACTCCGGAGACTCCTGAACCTCTGGCTGTAAAACGCTATTTACGCGAATTTCTTGCAGATAGACGGGTTATTGATTTACCAGCCCCACTTCGTTATTTAATTCTCCATCTTGTTATTTTACCTTTCAGACCACGCCAAGCCGCTCATGCTTACCAAGCAATTTGGACAACGGAGGGCTCGCCCTTACTTGTTCATAGCCGCAATTTGCAAATGAAGTTACAACAGCATCTTAGTGATGAATGGAAAATAGCTTTAGGAATGCGCTATGGTCAACCCTCCCTGCATGCTGCTCTGGAAGAATTGCAAAACTGTGAACGCCTTACCATCCTGCCTCTCTATCCACAATTTTCTTCTGCAGCGACGGGCTCTTCCATTGAAAAAGTTTTACAATTGCTAGCTGTTAAAAAAATTTTACCGTCATTGACAGTTATTCGTGATTTCTACCAACATCCAGCCTTCATTAAGGCACAAGCAGCTTTGATTCAACCTCACCTCAAAACGCATGATTTTATATTGTTTAGTTATCACGGCATCCCTGAACGTCACCTAAAACAAGCCAGCTGTCCATCTATCTGCATTAATCATTGTCCAAAGATTACTGAAATTCATCAGTCCTGTTACAAAGCCCAGTGTTACACAACCAGTAATGAATTAGCCAATTATTTAGGATTAACAGCGAAAGAATATGGTACGGCTTTTCAATCACGCTTGGGAAAAACACCTTGGATAAAACCATACACCGATGCCCTTCTTCCCGAGCTAGCCAAAAAAGGGATAAAGCGACTCGCCATTGCCTGCCCTTCATTTGTCACGGATTGTCTTGAAACGTTGGAAGAAATAGGTATTCGGGCCCAGGCACAATGGCAACACTTGGGCGGCTCCCATTTTACACTTATTCCTTGCGTCAATGACAGTGAGCTTTGGGTAAGCAATCTTCCTGACTTGCTAAGCGGTTGA
- a CDS encoding succinylglutamate desuccinylase/aspartoacylase family protein: MKNRAPIVIANETIKPGQSHCVKLSLAMLYTSTPIEIPVYVFHGKKEGPTLFVTAAIHGDEINGVEIIRRLHQAPQLKRLRGTLITIPIVNVYGFFLHSRYLPDRRDLNRQFPGREKGSMASKLANLIMTEIVEHSTHGIDLHTGAIHRSNYPQTRFSHQCEQSALLAEAFGAPIMVAANMRDGSLREATDNLDIPMFIYEGGEALRFDELAIKIGVRGILNVMTYLQMFSPSQRKLRKRKGTISAIAESTFWVRALESGVLIKCKSLGEKVNKGELLCTIVDPLGDNEVKIKCPCAGVIIGKTNIPLVNEGDAIFHIAVFEDLSNLQLPDEDIEEWD; this comes from the coding sequence ATGAAAAACAGAGCACCTATCGTTATTGCCAATGAAACTATCAAGCCAGGGCAGTCCCACTGCGTTAAACTGTCATTGGCGATGTTATACACTTCTACGCCGATTGAAATTCCTGTTTATGTCTTTCATGGCAAAAAAGAGGGGCCAACTCTATTTGTTACTGCAGCTATTCATGGTGATGAAATTAACGGGGTAGAAATTATCAGGAGGTTACATCAGGCCCCGCAATTAAAGCGCTTGCGAGGTACACTCATAACTATCCCTATCGTCAATGTTTATGGATTCTTTTTACATTCTCGTTATTTGCCTGATAGACGTGATTTAAATCGTCAGTTTCCTGGGCGAGAAAAAGGTTCAATGGCTTCCAAGTTAGCCAATCTTATTATGACTGAAATAGTTGAGCATTCTACACATGGAATTGATTTGCACACGGGGGCAATTCATCGCTCAAATTACCCACAAACGCGCTTCAGTCATCAATGTGAACAATCCGCTCTTCTGGCAGAGGCTTTTGGTGCTCCTATTATGGTGGCAGCAAATATGCGCGATGGGTCTTTACGAGAGGCAACGGATAATCTAGATATCCCAATGTTTATCTATGAAGGTGGTGAGGCGCTACGTTTTGATGAATTAGCAATAAAAATAGGTGTCAGAGGAATCTTGAATGTAATGACTTATTTGCAAATGTTTTCTCCTTCGCAAAGAAAATTGCGTAAAAGAAAAGGCACCATTTCTGCTATTGCTGAGTCAACCTTTTGGGTCAGGGCTTTGGAAAGTGGGGTTTTGATTAAATGTAAATCACTTGGTGAAAAGGTTAATAAAGGTGAATTGCTCTGTACTATTGTTGATCCCTTAGGGGATAATGAGGTTAAAATTAAGTGTCCCTGTGCGGGAGTGATTATTGGCAAAACCAATATTCCTTTAGTCAATGAAGGGGATGCTATTTTTCACATCGCAGTATTTGAAGACTTAAGTAATCTTCAATTACCAGATGAAGATATCGAGGAGTGGGATTGA
- a CDS encoding BufA1 family periplasmic bufferin-type metallophore, producing the protein MKQKELLVASAITAFLTLTAADAVVANEKPSTQITEKCYGVVKAGMNDCATATASCAGSSTKDNQADAYIFLPKGICERLVGGRLTADSKSDS; encoded by the coding sequence ATGAAACAAAAAGAATTGCTCGTTGCTTCCGCTATTACCGCCTTCCTCACTTTAACTGCTGCCGATGCAGTAGTAGCCAATGAAAAACCATCAACACAAATTACTGAAAAATGTTATGGTGTAGTCAAAGCGGGAATGAATGATTGCGCTACAGCAACTGCTTCCTGTGCAGGTTCCTCGACGAAAGACAATCAAGCTGATGCCTATATTTTTCTTCCCAAAGGGATTTGTGAGAGACTCGTCGGCGGCCGCTTAACAGCTGACAGTAAATCAGACTCTTAA
- a CDS encoding SURF1 family protein, translating into MLSLTCFNRRFTPNWKMAVLTCIGILFFSRLGFWQLHRAQEKKQMLTTQARFSTASPVLWQPGVPLPKQYQRIVVTGKFLPKTILLDNQHYQHQFGYNILTPLLLSSGSVVLVDRGWMAGELSRQTFPSPKVPDEVLNIAGNVYYPSKNWLMGAAFEKKQNIILIERIDTDLLSQLLHKTLYPFIIRLDKAEAHGYVREWAIVAMPPERHYAYAVQWFALAFVCFILFVALNFKKLNENDPT; encoded by the coding sequence ATGTTGAGTTTAACCTGTTTTAATCGTCGTTTCACGCCAAATTGGAAAATGGCAGTTTTAACCTGTATCGGCATACTATTCTTTAGCCGTTTAGGATTTTGGCAATTACATCGAGCCCAGGAAAAAAAGCAAATGTTGACCACACAAGCTCGATTTTCCACGGCATCGCCTGTTTTGTGGCAGCCTGGCGTGCCCTTGCCAAAGCAATATCAACGAATAGTGGTTACAGGGAAATTTCTGCCAAAGACAATTTTATTGGATAACCAGCATTATCAACATCAATTCGGTTATAATATTCTTACGCCATTGCTGCTGTCATCAGGTTCTGTGGTGTTAGTCGATCGAGGGTGGATGGCAGGTGAGCTTTCGAGACAAACATTTCCTTCGCCTAAAGTACCTGATGAAGTTTTAAACATTGCAGGCAATGTTTATTACCCCTCTAAAAACTGGCTTATGGGAGCTGCGTTTGAAAAAAAACAAAATATCATTCTGATAGAACGTATTGATACAGATTTACTCAGTCAACTTTTGCATAAAACGCTCTATCCGTTTATCATTCGCCTCGACAAAGCAGAAGCTCATGGTTATGTGCGAGAGTGGGCAATCGTTGCAATGCCTCCGGAGCGTCATTATGCCTATGCAGTACAATGGTTTGCTTTGGCTTTTGTCTGTTTTATTTTATTTGTTGCACTAAATTTTAAAAAATTGAATGAAAATGACCCTACGTAA
- the rimK gene encoding 30S ribosomal protein S6--L-glutamate ligase, translating into MKIAILATNPQLYSHQRLKAAGEEAGHEISIINPLYCYMNVATSNPKVHYRGGEALPKFDAVIPRIGASLTFYGTALLRHMETMGMYTLNESIAISRSRDKFRALQLLARKGIPLPRTTFALSPDDTDDLIRMVGGAPVVIKLLEGTQGKGVILADSHQSAVSIINAFKEMSTNILVQEFIEESKGTDIRCFVIGDKVVAAIKRQAKEGEFRANVHQGGKAIKIKLSPQERAIAVAAAKTMGLKVAGVDLIRSNHGPLVLEINSSPGLEGIEKATHINIAGKIIQYLEKNAKPKSVNQRFQG; encoded by the coding sequence ATGAAAATTGCGATTTTAGCCACTAATCCTCAGCTTTATTCACACCAGCGATTAAAAGCAGCTGGTGAGGAGGCAGGTCATGAGATCAGCATCATTAATCCACTTTACTGCTATATGAATGTGGCTACTTCAAATCCGAAAGTACATTATCGAGGAGGGGAGGCTTTACCTAAATTTGACGCAGTTATACCTCGAATAGGTGCTTCGTTGACTTTCTATGGTACGGCTCTGTTGCGCCATATGGAAACTATGGGAATGTACACACTGAATGAATCAATAGCAATTTCGCGATCACGAGATAAATTCAGGGCGCTACAGCTTTTGGCTCGAAAAGGCATTCCTTTACCCCGTACTACCTTTGCTTTATCACCAGATGACACCGATGACTTAATTCGTATGGTAGGCGGTGCGCCTGTGGTTATTAAATTATTAGAAGGAACGCAAGGCAAAGGTGTTATTCTGGCCGATAGCCATCAATCAGCGGTTAGTATCATCAATGCATTTAAAGAAATGTCGACTAATATACTTGTCCAGGAATTTATTGAGGAATCAAAGGGTACTGATATCCGTTGCTTTGTTATTGGTGATAAGGTGGTTGCAGCGATAAAACGCCAGGCTAAAGAAGGTGAGTTTCGTGCAAATGTTCATCAGGGAGGGAAAGCAATCAAGATAAAACTCTCACCACAAGAGCGTGCTATTGCCGTTGCTGCTGCTAAAACAATGGGCTTAAAGGTAGCTGGGGTCGATTTGATTCGTTCAAATCATGGTCCTTTAGTGTTGGAAATTAATTCATCGCCAGGTCTGGAGGGCATTGAAAAGGCTACACATATCAATATTGCTGGTAAAATAATTCAATATCTTGAAAAAAATGCAAAGCCTAAGAGTGTTAATCAAAGGTTCCAGGGATGA
- a CDS encoding SCO family protein — translation MSAQINSRILVGGIFLAFVAILGGVWVAQYLHAGKKINIEQFNGTYLETPREINQFTLTGIDNQPFNNESLKGQWTMIFFGFTNCGYLCPTTMAELAKMYRTLEEEGVQPLPRVVMISIDPARDDLDKLDHYVKAFNPHFYGARGADEIVKQMTREMGIAYAKIAISNSNDPNNYDVQHSGAVMLFNPQGELNAFFTTPHQASLLAKDYQLLVS, via the coding sequence ATGTCTGCCCAAATTAATTCCAGAATTCTGGTAGGAGGAATTTTTCTTGCCTTCGTTGCTATTCTTGGTGGCGTATGGGTTGCTCAATACTTACATGCGGGCAAAAAAATTAATATTGAGCAATTCAATGGCACTTATCTTGAAACTCCTCGGGAAATTAATCAATTTACGCTAACAGGGATTGATAACCAACCTTTTAATAATGAAAGTTTAAAGGGACAATGGACCATGATTTTTTTTGGTTTTACCAATTGCGGTTATTTATGTCCCACCACAATGGCAGAGTTAGCCAAGATGTATCGTACTCTTGAAGAAGAAGGTGTTCAACCCTTACCTCGAGTGGTGATGATTTCTATTGATCCAGCCAGAGATGATTTGGATAAGCTTGATCATTATGTAAAAGCTTTTAATCCTCATTTTTATGGTGCAAGGGGGGCTGATGAAATCGTCAAACAAATGACGCGAGAAATGGGAATAGCTTATGCCAAGATAGCAATTTCCAACAGCAATGATCCTAATAATTATGATGTTCAACACAGTGGGGCAGTCATGTTGTTTAATCCACAAGGAGAGCTCAACGCTTTCTTTACCACTCCCCACCAAGCCAGTCTTTTAGCGAAAGATTATCAACTGTTAGTATCTTAA
- a CDS encoding twin transmembrane helix small protein — protein MFTKAIILIVMLIILIALGSSLIFLVKDEGKTKRTVKALTWRIGLSLVLFLFLFLAFSMGWIQPHSI, from the coding sequence ATGTTTACTAAAGCTATCATCCTTATTGTGATGCTCATTATTTTGATCGCACTAGGAAGCAGCCTGATTTTTCTGGTCAAGGATGAAGGCAAAACCAAACGTACTGTCAAAGCATTAACCTGGCGTATTGGATTATCATTAGTCTTATTTTTATTTCTATTTTTGGCCTTCAGTATGGGTTGGATTCAACCGCATTCTATTTGA